One Deltaproteobacteria bacterium genomic region harbors:
- a CDS encoding methyltransferase domain-containing protein codes for MMNEKEKLARFYESHHASGNRYGFVFGDEMRIGFFTKWIGVGKRVLDLGCRDGSLTRFYATGNTVTGCDIDRVALKKAEEIGIETHWLDLNQEFPFDPETFDVVVSGEILEHVYHVDDFLSNVHRVLKPTGIFVGSVPNTFHLKHRFQFLIGKEFESDLSHVRKFNPAILRETLERNGFVMEEAKGIGGRLFPLFPMFLARFLIRVWPSLFSRTILFRAVKH; via the coding sequence ATGATGAATGAAAAAGAAAAACTCGCACGATTTTATGAATCGCATCACGCCTCGGGCAACCGATACGGCTTTGTCTTCGGTGATGAGATGCGCATAGGGTTCTTTACCAAATGGATCGGTGTCGGAAAGAGAGTTCTAGATCTTGGATGTCGCGACGGATCGCTCACACGCTTTTACGCTACCGGAAATACGGTGACTGGTTGTGATATAGACCGGGTGGCTCTCAAGAAAGCTGAGGAAATCGGAATAGAAACGCATTGGTTGGACTTGAATCAAGAGTTCCCTTTTGATCCGGAAACGTTTGATGTTGTTGTGTCAGGAGAGATTCTTGAGCATGTTTACCACGTGGACGATTTTCTGAGCAATGTTCACCGCGTTCTAAAACCGACAGGCATTTTTGTCGGATCCGTCCCAAACACCTTTCATTTAAAGCATCGTTTTCAGTTTCTAATTGGCAAAGAATTCGAAAGCGATTTATCGCATGTTCGGAAATTCAATCCGGCGATTCTGAGAGAAACTCTTGAGCGCAACGGTTTCGTAATGGAGGAGGCAAAAGGTATCGGCGGACGCTTGTTCCCGCTTTTTCCCATGTTCCTGGCGCGATTCTTGATCCGTGTTTGGCCATCACTCTTTTCACGGACAATCCTCTTCCGCGCCGTC